A single Lactuca sativa cultivar Salinas chromosome 8, Lsat_Salinas_v11, whole genome shotgun sequence DNA region contains:
- the LOC111919790 gene encoding uncharacterized protein LOC111919790, whose protein sequence is MPTAPISTINGCWLMEVVTVLCYWGGTTCDGLDGINYSKAPKKKQSIYPSVGIGNVVKYIPLPIKDNDDVGIMFDVLRVHQEVSNIDLYLEVEDIDQIQHIEMESSRNHEPVVLEEQRNNELLLHNTNHANVISDMIHNEDFYTISHVVVVSNGIISDNEIDEEDDIGEEYDEEDGVDITQEHEPPHVDKGETSFDNNYQVPSTFTSIEETNVISDGNWTVSRSISKNDFTRELEKYSFKDREELIRAIKLQCIKTYRQFEVIETQPTLWSIRCKLHLQSSCKWQLRARKRKGSGNFEITKYIGPHTCLNNNISLDHTNLDASLIAQETKHLIKEQPSIGVPALRAEIVDKLGYTPSYKKLWTGKQKAIEQMFGNWEESYAALPKKFGALHKFNPGTIVECIDGTHLYDKYTGKMLIAMGVDGNNQILPLAFAIVENESYDSWNWFLSYIKSHVVKKREGICLIFDRHLGILKVLFMTFTNNFNDKFHNSKLKALTYRAGSQNQVRKFNSIMEEIGKLNPQARQWIERHPLDTWTLAHDGGRRYGRLTTNVKDF, encoded by the exons ACGGCTCCAATTTCGACCATAAACGGATGTTGGCTG ATGGAGGTTGTTACAGTGCTTTGTTATTGGGGTGGGACAACCTGTGATGGACTGGATGGTATAAATTATAGCAAAGCTCCAAAAAAAAAGCAATCAAT ATATCCATCGGTTGGTATTGGAAATGTTGTAAAATACATTCCTCTTCCCATCAAAGATAATGATGATGTTGGCATCATGTTTGATGTGCTTCGTGTCCATCAAGAAGTAAGTAACATTGATCTCTATTTAGAGGTTGAAGACATTGATCAAATTCAACACATAGAGATGGAATCTAG CAGAAATCATGAACCAGTTGTGCTAGAAGAGCAAAGGAATAATGAATTACTATTACATAATACGAACCATGCTAATGTCATATCAGATATGATTCATAATGAAGATTTCTACACAATTTCTCATGTTGTTGTTGTGAGTAATGGAATAATTAGTGACAATGAAAttgatgaagaagatgacattggagaagaatatgatgaagaagatggaGTTGACATCACTCAAGAACATGAACCACCACATGTAGATAAGGGTGAAACATCTTTTGACAACAACTATCAAGTACCATCAACTTTTACCAGTATAGAGGAAACAAACGTGATTAGTGATGGTAATTGGACTGTTTCACGATCAATAAGCAAGAATGATTTTACACGGGAGCTGGAAAAATATTCTTTCAAGGATAGAGAAGAACTTATAAGAGCTATCAAGCTCCAATGCATTAAGACATATAGACAGTTTGAAGTCATTGAGACACAGCCAACTCTATGGAGCATAAGATGCAAGTTGCATTTACAATCTAGTTGTAAATGGCAACTTCGTGCAAGAAAACGAAAAGGAAGTGGAAAttttgaaattacaaagtacattGGTCCACATACTTGTTTAAACAACAATATTTCTCTAGACCATACAAACCTAGATGCAAGCTTGATCGCTCAGGAAACCAAACACCTTATAAAAGAGCAACCTTCTATTGGTGTTCCTGCTCTGAGAGCCGAAATAGTTGATAAATTAGGCTATACTCCTTCATACAAAAAGCTTTGGACCGGAAAGCAGAAGGCAATTGAACAAATGTTTGGCAATTGGGAAGAGTCGTATGCGGCTTTACCAAAAAAATTCGGCGCACTTCATAAGTTCAATCCAGGGACTATAGTCGAGTG TATTGATGGCACACACTTGTATGATAAGTACACGGGAAAGATGTTGATTGCAATGGGAGTTGATGGTAATAATCAGATTTTGCCACTTGCATTTGCTATTGTAGAAAATGAATCATATGATAGTTGGAATTGgtttctttcttatatcaagagTCACGTGGTGAAAAAGCGTGAAGGCATTTGTTTAATATTTGATCGTCATTTGGGAATTCTAAAG GTATTGTTTATGACATTTACCAACAACTTTAATGACAAGTTTCATAATTCAAAATTGAAAGCTTTAACTTATCGTGCCGGGAGTCAGAATCAAGTTCGGAAATTCAACTCCATCATGGAAGAAATTGGGAAGTTAAATCCACAAGCTCGGCAGTGGATAGAGAGGCATCCACTTGATACATGGACACTTGCACATGATGGTGGGAGGAGATATGGGCGTCTCACAACAAATGTTAAAGATTTTTAA
- the LOC111919732 gene encoding probable sugar phosphate/phosphate translocator At3g11320, with translation MSAIKSPSPTRFFTIGLVTSWYSSNIGVLLLNKYLLSNYGFKYPIFLTMCHMTACALLSYIAIAWLKMVPMQTIRSRVQFFKISALSLIFCGSVVSGNISLRYLPVSFNQAIGATTPFFTAVFAYLMTLKKEAWLTYITLIPVVTGVIIASGGEPSFHLFGFIMCIGATAARALKTVVQGILLSSEGEKLNSMNLLLYMAPIAVVFLLPATLYMERNVVGITIALARQDFGIVWLLLFNSALAYFVNLTNFLVTKHTSALTLQVLGNAKGAVAVVVSILIFRNPVSVTGMAGYTLTVIGVILYSEAKKRSNK, from the exons ATGTCGGCAATAAAGAGCCCGTCTCCCACCCGGTTCTTCACGATTGGGCTTGTAACGTCATGGTACTCATCCAACATTGGGGTTTTATTGCTCAACAAATATTTGCTTAGCAATTACGGTTTCAAGTACCCGATCTTCCTCACTATGTGTCATATGACAGCTTGTGCTTTGCTAAGCTACATCGCTATCGCATGGCTAAAGATGGTTCCTATGCAGACTATCCGATCTCGTGTTCAGTTCTTTAAGATCTCTGCTCTGAGCTTAATCTTCTGTGGATCCGTTGTAAGTGGCAACATTTCGCTTAGGTATTTACCTGTATCGTTTAATCAAGCGATTGGTGCTACGACGCCGTTTTTCACTGCCGTGTTCGCGTATCTCATGACTTTGAAGAAGGAGGCTTGGCTTACTTATATCACCCTCATTCCTGTTGTAACTGGTGTTATTATCGCTAGTGGG GGCGAGCCTAGTTTTCATCTGTTTGGGTTTATAATGTGCATTGGAGCTACTGCTGCAAGAGCATTAAAAACAGTTGTTCAAGGGATCTTGCTTTCTTCTGAAGG GGAGAAGTTGAACTCCATGAATCTCCTTCTATACATGGCTCCTATTGCTGTCGTATTCCTGCTTCCTGCAACATTATACATGGAAAGGAATGTCGTTGGTATAACAATAGCCCTTGCAAGACAAGATTTTGGGATTGTTTGGCTATTGCTTTTCAACTCTGCGCTTGCATATTTCGTGAATTTGACAAACTTTTTGGTCACAAAACACACCAGCGCTCTTACACTTCAG GTATTGGGAAACGCAAAGGGGGCAGTTGCAGTGGTTGTTTCGATACTAATTTTTAGAAATCCGGTGTCTGTGACTGGGATGGCGGGATACACATTGACAGTGATTGGAGTTATTCTTTATAGTGAAGCCAAGAAGCGTAGCAATAAATGA